In Nitrospira sp., a single genomic region encodes these proteins:
- a CDS encoding (deoxy)nucleoside triphosphate pyrophosphohydrolase, with the protein MTIIEVAAGLIQRDGRYLIARRKAGVHLAGYWEFPGGKREHGESLEECLRRELREELNVLVGIPLPYRIVRHEYPEKIVELHFFRCAIESGEAEALDCAELRWVLPEEFDQFTFPPADGVILESLQRDRVMESP; encoded by the coding sequence ATGACAATCATCGAAGTTGCCGCCGGTTTGATTCAGCGCGACGGGCGGTACCTGATTGCCCGGCGAAAGGCCGGAGTGCATCTCGCCGGCTATTGGGAATTCCCCGGGGGAAAGCGTGAGCATGGCGAATCGCTGGAGGAATGCCTACGGCGAGAATTGCGCGAAGAGTTAAACGTGCTGGTCGGCATTCCTCTGCCGTATCGAATAGTGCGGCATGAGTATCCGGAGAAGATCGTGGAGCTACATTTCTTTCGTTGCGCCATTGAAAGCGGCGAAGCTGAGGCGTTGGATTGCGCAGAGCTGCGGTGGGTGTTGCCGGAAGAATTCGATCAGTTCACCTTTCCACCTGCTGACGGAGTGATTCTCGAGTCTCTGCAGCGCGATAGGGTCATGGAGTCGCCATGA
- the mtaB gene encoding tRNA (N(6)-L-threonylcarbamoyladenosine(37)-C(2))-methylthiotransferase MtaB: protein MTTNTAQPRASLHTLGCRLNQAETAVLGERLRQDGYRLVAFGEPTDLLVLNTCSVTEDAERTSRYLIRKTLKHSPKAFIAVTGCYAQTGPEGLKKQAGIDLIVGNQYKLDLPTFLPPSDRLQKHAAPVVHRTKTIAPEDFELPEYGAPDSTRAPLKIQDGCNTMCSFCLIPFARGRERSRLLDDLLREAKLLADQGVREIVLTGVNIGQYHQAGADLCTVITRLETIPGLERIRISSIEPTTVTDQLLELMASSAKLCPYLHIPLQSGDDKILAAMNRSYSAQDYVQLITRALRRIPNLGLGTDIMVGFPGEDETAFGNTLKLATELPFAYFHVFPFSPRPGTAAVKLANPVSPTQMKRRTAILTGLSQAKRLAVHDRHIGATIPVLFEAGYHDGFAVGTTSTFLKVAVPSQSELTNQMHSVTITAASERWAVGHLAGRPATTTMLPML, encoded by the coding sequence ATGACCACGAACACTGCACAACCACGCGCCTCACTGCATACGCTGGGCTGTCGGCTCAACCAGGCGGAAACCGCCGTACTCGGCGAACGATTGCGGCAGGACGGCTATCGCCTGGTCGCGTTCGGTGAGCCAACAGATCTTCTCGTCCTCAATACCTGCTCTGTCACGGAAGACGCTGAACGGACTTCCCGCTATCTCATTCGCAAGACGCTCAAGCATTCGCCCAAGGCTTTCATCGCGGTCACAGGCTGCTACGCGCAGACGGGACCGGAAGGGTTGAAGAAGCAGGCCGGCATCGACCTGATCGTCGGCAATCAATATAAGCTCGATCTCCCGACTTTTCTTCCGCCAAGCGATCGGCTGCAGAAGCACGCGGCGCCGGTCGTGCATCGCACCAAGACCATCGCCCCGGAAGACTTTGAACTTCCCGAGTATGGCGCACCGGATTCCACGCGTGCGCCGCTCAAGATTCAAGACGGCTGCAATACCATGTGCAGTTTCTGCCTGATCCCCTTTGCACGAGGCCGGGAACGAAGCCGCCTGCTCGACGATCTGTTGCGCGAGGCCAAACTCCTGGCCGACCAGGGTGTTCGGGAAATCGTGTTAACTGGCGTGAACATCGGACAATACCACCAGGCCGGTGCGGATCTCTGTACCGTGATCACTCGGCTGGAGACTATCCCCGGTCTGGAGCGCATCCGGATTTCTTCCATCGAGCCGACCACGGTCACCGATCAGTTGCTGGAACTGATGGCCTCGTCAGCCAAACTCTGTCCCTATCTCCACATCCCTCTCCAAAGTGGAGATGACAAGATCTTGGCCGCGATGAACCGCTCGTACTCGGCCCAGGATTATGTGCAGCTGATTACGCGCGCCTTACGCAGAATTCCCAACTTAGGACTCGGCACGGACATCATGGTCGGCTTTCCCGGGGAAGATGAGACGGCTTTCGGCAATACATTGAAGCTCGCTACCGAACTTCCCTTCGCCTATTTCCACGTGTTTCCATTTTCACCAAGACCGGGAACCGCGGCGGTAAAACTGGCCAACCCCGTCAGCCCCACGCAAATGAAACGGCGGACGGCTATCTTAACGGGTCTCTCGCAAGCCAAACGCCTCGCTGTCCACGATAGGCATATTGGAGCGACGATCCCCGTCTTGTTCGAAGCCGGTTACCATGACGGTTTCGCAGTAGGCACGACGTCCACTTTCCTGAAAGTCGCTGTCCCTTCGCAATCTGAACTGACGAACCAAATGCATTCCGTCACCATCACTGCCGCCAGTGAACGTTGGGCTGTCGGCCACCTGGCAGGTCGCCCGGCCACCACGACCATGTTGCCGATGCTATGA
- a CDS encoding DUF4359 domain-containing protein, which produces MSLRRLVIIVFVLGLAVGLALSNPTTDDYLQFVERELGKAIDRMDRSAPSREQQFIRQVFQSQSKKILQEVVRPHTKRQNWGIASRYVTQAVSTKIVVIGVAGHFIPLEGVEEATIKIGRLAF; this is translated from the coding sequence ATGAGTCTTCGTCGTCTCGTGATCATCGTGTTCGTGCTGGGTCTGGCGGTGGGGCTGGCCTTGTCCAATCCAACCACGGACGACTATCTGCAGTTTGTGGAAAGGGAATTAGGTAAGGCGATTGATCGAATGGATCGGAGTGCTCCCAGCCGTGAGCAGCAATTTATCCGGCAGGTCTTCCAAAGTCAGAGCAAGAAGATTCTCCAAGAGGTGGTTCGCCCCCATACGAAGCGGCAGAATTGGGGGATCGCAAGTCGGTATGTCACACAGGCGGTAAGTACGAAGATTGTTGTGATCGGTGTGGCTGGTCACTTCATTCCTCTCGAAGGAGTTGAGGAGGCCACCATTAAAATTGGACGATTGGCTTTTTAG
- a CDS encoding MFS transporter — MNFSKFIPLALLNRRLAVMFPLGFLSGLPLALTAGTLQAWLTVEGVDLKTIGIFTLVGLPYTLKFLWAPVIDRLVPPWLGRRRGWMVLTQLCVALGVVLMAVTSPRHHPELLAVFALLVAFLAASLDIVFDAYRTETLESQERGFGAAVWVNGYRIALLVAGAGALVIADLVGWQTTYLLMAALMVVGTAIIFLSPEPGRVADAPKTMGEAIGAPLAEFFTRPHAVGFLAVIVLYKLGDAFASSLQTAFLIGGVGFTAGEVGYVKGIGILATLLGALFGGLLMARMGLVQSLLLFGLLQAVSNLGFVVLAWAGKSAALLAAVVMVENITGGMGTAAFVALVMSLCDPRYTATQFALLSSLEALGRVFAGRPSADVVAAVGWGQFFLLTFVVALPGLWAVWRVRERISFGPASHGGPVVPAVVPVQSAGSR; from the coding sequence ATGAATTTTTCTAAGTTCATCCCCTTGGCCTTGTTGAATCGCCGTTTGGCGGTCATGTTCCCCCTTGGGTTTCTGTCAGGGCTTCCGCTGGCGCTCACGGCAGGGACGCTGCAAGCCTGGCTCACGGTCGAAGGGGTGGATCTGAAAACCATTGGCATTTTCACGCTGGTGGGATTGCCCTATACGCTCAAGTTTCTCTGGGCGCCGGTGATCGATCGGTTGGTTCCTCCCTGGCTAGGGCGCCGGCGCGGCTGGATGGTGCTGACGCAGCTCTGTGTCGCACTCGGCGTGGTCCTGATGGCGGTGACGAGTCCGCGGCATCATCCGGAGCTGCTTGCGGTCTTTGCCCTGCTCGTGGCCTTTCTCGCGGCCTCACTCGACATTGTCTTCGACGCCTATCGGACCGAGACCTTGGAATCCCAAGAGCGGGGATTCGGCGCAGCCGTATGGGTGAACGGCTACCGGATCGCATTGTTAGTGGCCGGGGCTGGGGCGCTGGTCATTGCGGATCTGGTGGGGTGGCAAACGACCTATCTCCTGATGGCCGCGCTCATGGTGGTCGGGACAGCCATTATCTTCCTAAGTCCCGAGCCGGGCCGCGTAGCCGATGCTCCGAAGACGATGGGGGAAGCGATTGGTGCGCCGCTCGCCGAGTTCTTTACGCGTCCCCATGCAGTCGGATTTCTGGCGGTGATTGTACTTTACAAGCTTGGCGATGCCTTTGCCTCTTCGCTCCAAACTGCGTTTCTCATCGGTGGAGTTGGGTTCACCGCCGGGGAAGTCGGGTACGTGAAGGGCATCGGGATTCTAGCGACGCTGCTGGGTGCTTTATTCGGCGGGCTCTTAATGGCAAGGATGGGGCTCGTACAGTCGCTCTTGCTATTCGGTCTGTTGCAGGCTGTGTCGAATCTTGGATTTGTCGTGCTGGCCTGGGCGGGGAAGAGCGCGGCGCTGCTTGCCGCCGTGGTCATGGTTGAAAACATCACCGGGGGGATGGGCACGGCAGCGTTCGTGGCGCTGGTGATGTCGCTCTGTGATCCGCGGTATACGGCTACGCAGTTTGCACTGTTATCCTCGCTCGAAGCCCTCGGCCGCGTCTTTGCCGGTCGCCCGTCCGCCGATGTCGTTGCGGCGGTCGGGTGGGGCCAATTTTTTCTGCTGACGTTTGTGGTGGCGCTGCCTGGTCTCTGGGCGGTCTGGCGGGTACGTGAACGGATATCTTTTGGCCCGGCCAGTCATGGTGGGCCGGTTGTCCCAGCCGTCGTACCGGTTCAGTCGGCTGGGAGCCGCTAA
- a CDS encoding ribonuclease H-like domain-containing protein yields the protein MKVVLDIETVQAPRAEWAHLVGKEHPPEDALARPGGLDLFEAGAAEEARHAEDEQYAKSAFDGTFSKIVCIGLLEFSDQLEARSAVAWYGSNEKELLRQFWARIAQDRPTLFITHNGLGFDLPFIKKRSIIHQVKPSYDINLAKFRAEPVYDTMAIWSNWDTRGWVKLDVLARALNVETKSGSGSQVAEMWEKGQGQELARYCLQDTYVTYACFCRMNFRQPLSSDVVLLQPELLELL from the coding sequence ATGAAAGTCGTATTGGATATTGAGACGGTTCAAGCGCCGCGTGCGGAATGGGCACACCTTGTCGGAAAAGAGCACCCGCCGGAGGACGCTTTGGCCAGGCCCGGAGGACTGGACCTCTTTGAAGCCGGTGCCGCTGAGGAAGCGCGCCATGCTGAAGATGAGCAGTACGCCAAATCAGCGTTCGATGGGACGTTCAGCAAGATTGTCTGCATCGGCCTGCTCGAATTCTCCGATCAGTTGGAAGCCCGTAGCGCGGTGGCCTGGTATGGGAGCAATGAGAAGGAGCTACTCCGTCAGTTCTGGGCCAGGATTGCGCAAGACCGGCCCACCTTGTTCATTACGCATAACGGCCTGGGATTCGATCTCCCGTTTATTAAAAAACGATCGATTATTCACCAGGTCAAACCGAGTTACGACATCAATCTGGCGAAGTTTCGAGCCGAACCGGTTTATGACACGATGGCGATCTGGAGTAATTGGGATACGCGCGGGTGGGTCAAGCTGGATGTGCTGGCACGCGCGCTGAATGTGGAAACCAAGTCGGGGAGCGGATCGCAGGTGGCAGAGATGTGGGAGAAGGGCCAGGGACAGGAGCTGGCTCGGTATTGCCTGCAAGATACGTATGTCACGTATGCCTGTTTTTGCCGAATGAATTTCCGGCAGCCCCTGTCCAGTGATGTTGTCTTGCTCCAGCCGGAGTTGCTGGAGCTTTTGTAG
- the miaB gene encoding tRNA (N6-isopentenyl adenosine(37)-C2)-methylthiotransferase MiaB — protein MTNKPTPHLVHIETFGCQMNESDSELVRSLLKQDGFAFTEDRERADVMLMNTCAIRENAHNKVYGHLGELQAVKKERPLVVGVLGCMAQSLKDELTKKVPLIDVLAGPDAYRQLPMLITNALQAQEQGFAKKAFALDLSEYETYEGVLPDREGGVNAWITVMRGCDNFCSFCVVPYTRGRERSRDPQSVLAEAQQAASLGYKQITLLGQNVNSYRSGDWDFAKLISAVADTAGIERVRFTSPHPKDYPRSLLDAIASHPKICKHIHLPLQSGSDRMLDLMGREYTAAEYSGLVNQIKGMIPDIVLTTDIICGFSTETEQDFESTCRLVEQTRFHSAFVFAYSERKNTIAARKFQDDIPEAVKGDRVKRLVELQREIGGARNREYVGQTLSVLVEREATRSPDRWMGKTDGNIAVIWDKAREPLQPGRLTHRRITDSSVAALFAE, from the coding sequence ATGACGAACAAGCCTACGCCGCATCTTGTCCATATTGAAACATTCGGCTGTCAGATGAACGAGTCTGACAGTGAGCTCGTCCGCTCATTGCTCAAACAGGACGGGTTTGCCTTCACGGAAGACCGTGAGCGGGCCGACGTAATGCTGATGAACACCTGCGCCATTCGGGAGAACGCGCACAACAAGGTCTACGGCCATCTCGGAGAGTTGCAGGCGGTCAAGAAAGAACGCCCGCTCGTCGTTGGCGTGTTGGGTTGCATGGCGCAAAGCCTCAAAGATGAGTTGACGAAGAAAGTGCCGCTGATCGACGTCCTCGCCGGTCCCGATGCCTACCGCCAACTCCCGATGTTGATTACGAATGCACTGCAGGCGCAAGAGCAGGGTTTTGCCAAGAAGGCTTTTGCCCTGGACCTGTCCGAATACGAAACCTACGAGGGGGTGCTACCGGATCGCGAAGGCGGGGTCAATGCCTGGATCACTGTCATGCGCGGCTGCGACAATTTCTGCAGTTTTTGCGTCGTCCCGTACACCCGCGGACGTGAGCGTTCACGCGATCCCCAGAGCGTCCTGGCCGAAGCGCAGCAAGCCGCGTCCCTCGGATACAAACAAATTACGCTGCTCGGGCAGAATGTGAACTCCTATCGTTCCGGCGATTGGGACTTTGCCAAACTCATCTCAGCCGTAGCCGACACTGCCGGGATCGAACGGGTCCGCTTTACCTCGCCGCACCCCAAGGACTACCCGCGTTCGCTGCTCGACGCCATTGCTTCACACCCGAAGATCTGCAAGCACATTCATCTGCCGCTCCAATCCGGGAGCGATCGCATGCTCGACCTGATGGGACGCGAGTACACCGCCGCCGAATACTCCGGGTTGGTCAACCAGATCAAGGGAATGATACCGGACATCGTCCTGACCACTGACATCATCTGCGGGTTTAGTACAGAAACCGAGCAAGACTTCGAGAGCACATGCCGCCTCGTCGAGCAAACCCGGTTCCATTCAGCCTTCGTCTTTGCCTACTCCGAACGGAAGAACACCATCGCCGCCAGAAAATTTCAGGACGACATACCTGAAGCGGTGAAGGGCGACCGCGTGAAGCGGCTTGTAGAGCTTCAGCGCGAGATCGGCGGGGCAAGAAATCGTGAATACGTTGGCCAAACTCTCTCAGTGCTCGTCGAGCGGGAAGCCACCCGTTCACCGGACCGCTGGATGGGCAAAACCGACGGAAACATCGCGGTCATCTGGGATAAAGCCCGTGAACCTCTCCAGCCTGGCAGATTAACGCATCGTCGGATCACCGACTCATCGGTGGCCGCGCTGTTCGCCGAATAA
- a CDS encoding NUDIX hydrolase, translating to MKFCSTCGAPVSQKIPAGDNVLRYVCDHCQAIHYHNPKIVAGCIPEWEGQILLCRRAIEPRLGLWTFPAGFMEIGETTEEAAARETKEEALADVEITALYAVLSMPHIGQVYMVFRGRMLTPEFGAGAESLEVRLFPRHAIPWDGMAFPVVAEALRRFVKDAAVGQFPLHLASVDDRMPPEPVPDL from the coding sequence GTGAAATTCTGCAGTACCTGCGGGGCCCCGGTCAGCCAAAAGATCCCAGCCGGCGACAATGTGCTGCGCTATGTGTGCGACCATTGTCAGGCTATTCATTACCACAATCCCAAGATTGTCGCTGGCTGTATTCCCGAATGGGAGGGGCAGATCCTGTTGTGTCGGCGTGCGATCGAGCCGCGGCTGGGGCTCTGGACGTTTCCGGCCGGATTTATGGAGATCGGGGAGACGACGGAAGAGGCGGCGGCCCGGGAGACGAAGGAAGAGGCGCTGGCGGATGTGGAGATTACGGCGTTGTACGCGGTGCTCAGTATGCCGCATATCGGGCAGGTGTACATGGTGTTCCGCGGGCGCATGCTGACCCCTGAGTTTGGAGCCGGCGCTGAAAGCCTGGAGGTGCGTTTGTTTCCCCGCCACGCGATTCCCTGGGATGGCATGGCCTTTCCGGTGGTTGCTGAAGCGCTTCGTCGGTTTGTGAAGGATGCCGCTGTGGGGCAATTCCCTCTGCATCTGGCGAGCGTCGATGATCGGATGCCGCCTGAGCCGGTTCCTGATTTGTGA
- a CDS encoding A/G-specific adenine glycosylase yields MRSPSSKPPRRKTRSKPKNAMLTPSLKRRFQQRLLKWYGEHGRDLPWRKTSDPYHILVSEVMLQQTQVDRVIPKYHEFLDRYPSFEHLAEAPVADVKKTWYPLGYNIRPERLHSIACETVERYGGQLPNDAEELLSFKGIGRYTAGAIRSFAFNEDAPILDTNVIRVLHRVFIAEGDPKMQKAQLWELSEALIPRGKGYDFNQAIMDFGAMVCTARDPYCLLCPMKSICKTYPFDGASTRK; encoded by the coding sequence ATGCGATCTCCTTCATCCAAGCCGCCGCGGCGGAAGACCAGGTCCAAACCTAAGAATGCCATGCTCACGCCATCCCTGAAGCGCCGGTTCCAGCAGCGTTTGCTTAAGTGGTACGGCGAACACGGGCGCGATCTGCCCTGGCGCAAGACATCCGATCCGTACCATATCCTCGTGTCGGAAGTGATGCTGCAGCAGACGCAGGTCGACCGGGTCATTCCCAAATACCATGAGTTTCTGGATCGCTATCCGAGTTTTGAGCATTTGGCGGAGGCGCCCGTTGCCGATGTGAAGAAGACCTGGTATCCGCTCGGCTATAACATCCGCCCGGAGCGGCTCCACAGCATCGCGTGTGAAACGGTGGAGCGATACGGCGGGCAGTTGCCCAATGATGCGGAGGAATTGCTGTCCTTTAAAGGGATCGGGCGGTATACGGCCGGGGCGATTCGTTCCTTTGCCTTCAACGAAGATGCCCCCATTCTCGATACGAACGTGATTCGCGTGCTGCATCGCGTATTCATTGCCGAGGGCGATCCCAAAATGCAAAAGGCGCAGCTGTGGGAGTTGTCCGAGGCCTTGATCCCGCGCGGCAAGGGTTATGACTTCAATCAAGCAATCATGGATTTTGGCGCGATGGTCTGCACCGCGCGCGATCCCTATTGTCTGCTTTGCCCGATGAAGTCGATCTGCAAGACGTATCCGTTCGATGGCGCGTCGACCAGGAAATAG
- a CDS encoding PilZ domain-containing protein — protein sequence MVTRKFPRFPASISSTLVQRDRLKYNAALRDVSLKGCRVESVIRPFTGMQLEVSLQLPGEASPIIISNAAVRWTGSHGIGIEFLTIAPPQLERLNQLITKLSSATHAA from the coding sequence ATGGTGACACGGAAGTTTCCCCGATTCCCGGCCTCCATCTCGAGCACGCTCGTCCAGCGGGATCGATTGAAGTATAACGCCGCGCTCCGCGATGTCTCCCTCAAAGGGTGCCGGGTCGAAAGCGTCATCAGACCGTTTACGGGCATGCAATTGGAGGTCTCACTGCAACTCCCCGGAGAAGCCTCCCCGATCATCATTTCCAATGCCGCGGTCCGCTGGACCGGCTCGCACGGTATCGGCATCGAATTCCTCACGATTGCGCCCCCGCAACTCGAACGCCTCAATCAACTGATCACCAAACTCTCGTCCGCCACGCACGCCGCCTAA
- a CDS encoding type II toxin-antitoxin system RelE/ParE family toxin codes for MAWFRLAFRPTVIQDLTQVDPAMAQRLFDKTKWIASNVDNLRHEPVAPNLPGLSKYAVGDWRIFYTIDRTDSLVDIHAIVPRARLR; via the coding sequence ATGGCCTGGTTTCGCCTCGCCTTCCGACCGACCGTCATCCAGGACCTGACGCAGGTTGATCCCGCTATGGCCCAACGGCTCTTCGACAAAACCAAATGGATCGCGTCAAACGTGGACAACCTGCGCCATGAGCCGGTCGCGCCGAATCTGCCGGGCCTGTCGAAATACGCTGTCGGGGATTGGCGGATTTTTTACACGATCGATCGCACCGACTCGCTCGTAGACATCCACGCCATTGTGCCGCGCGCCCGCCTTCGGTAG
- a CDS encoding PilZ domain-containing protein, with the protein MRPLATQSKREREKAELRQQTRYRVEFPISCTGDCVTTGTVYNLGLGGCKIMSAAHVTVEIGAILKLELHPPTIGPIHVHAATVRWTMEDDFGVDFLGMQESERDRLAQLIEQLSEES; encoded by the coding sequence ATGCGGCCCCTTGCCACTCAATCCAAACGTGAACGGGAAAAGGCTGAGTTACGCCAACAAACCCGCTATCGTGTCGAATTCCCCATCTCGTGCACCGGCGACTGCGTTACCACAGGTACCGTGTACAACCTCGGCCTGGGTGGATGCAAGATCATGAGCGCCGCACATGTCACCGTAGAAATCGGCGCTATCCTCAAACTCGAACTCCACCCACCCACGATTGGACCGATCCATGTCCATGCGGCCACTGTCCGATGGACCATGGAAGATGATTTCGGCGTCGACTTTCTCGGCATGCAGGAGTCAGAGCGAGATCGGTTGGCGCAATTGATTGAGCAGCTATCAGAGGAGTCCTGA